Proteins encoded together in one Chelonoidis abingdonii isolate Lonesome George chromosome 1, CheloAbing_2.0, whole genome shotgun sequence window:
- the CD247 gene encoding T-cell surface glycoprotein CD3 zeta chain isoform X4 has translation MGLTDPRLCYILDGILFIYAVIITALFLKAKFSNAPEPPALQGQNDVYNKLSRTTRDEYDVLGTKKRGSDLEMGGRNQQRRKKSSQDTVYTSLQKDKMGEAYSEIGKKGEHQRRRGKGNDAVYQGLSSATKDTYDALQMQPLPPH, from the exons ATGGGACTGACAGACCCGAGACTGTGCTACATACTGGATGGAATCCTCTTCATCTATGCAGTCATCATTACGGCCCTCTTTTTGAAAGCTAAG ttcAGCAATGCCCCTGAACCCCCGGCTCTTCAGGGCCAGAATGATGTGTATAAT AAATTGTCTCGTACAACCAGAGATGAATATGATGTTCTGGGAACTAAAAAGAGAGGCTCTGACCTTGAAATGGGAGGGAGAAATCAG CAGAGAAGAAAGAAGTCATCTCAGGACACAGTTTACACT TCTTTGCAGAAGGACAAGATGGGCGAGGCATACAGCGAAATTGGGAAGAAGGGAGAG CACCAGAGGCGGCGAGGCAAAGGGAATGATGCTGTCTACCAG gGACTCAGCTCCGCAACCAAGGACACATATGATGCCCTCCAGATGCAGCCATTGCCCCCTCACTAA